TAAATCTGACGAAGTAAAAGAACTGACCGAAAGTGTTTATCAGCAACTTACTAACATGGGCTACGACGTACTACTGGATGATCGTGACAAGAAAACCAGCCCAGGTGTTAAGTTCGCAGACATGGATCTGATCGGTATTCCACATCGTATCGTAATCAGTGACCGTGGTTTGAAAAACGGAACCATTGAGTATAAGAACCGTCGTGAAGAAGATGCCAAAGACATCGCAAAAGATGACATCATTCAGTTCTTGACGGATACCATCCAGCGATAAACAATTATTTCAATGAGCAGTCCATCATTGAACACATACGCCCTCCTGTTGGGAGGGCGGTATTTTCATCTCGTTTTTTGCGTCATATTGATTGCCCTATCGACGCTGCTCCCTTCTATTACGTCTGCCAGCCAACAGCCAGATCCTGAACTCAAACAGCGATTATTGTCGGCCGTTAATTCCAATCACGGTTTTAAAGACCGATTCGATGCTGACGTCTGGTTAACAGATATGTCCAGCCGATTGAAACGTTTTATTAAAGACGATCAAACCCGTATGGAACTTCTGATTAATATCCACAAAGAAGCCAGCATTGCAGAGCTCAACCCTCAGCTGGTTATGGCGGTTATTCATGTGGAAAGTGCGTTTGACCGGTTTGCTTTGTCGCGGGTTGGGGCTCAAGGGTACATGCAAGTCATGCCGTTCTGGAAGAAAGAATTAGGCCGTACAAACGACAATCTCATGAACGAAGCCACTAACCTTAGATATGGCTGCACCATATTGAAGTACTATATCGATAAGGAAAAAGGGAATTTGCAGCGGGGATTAGCTCGCTATAACGGAAGTCTCGGTCGAACCAAGTACCCGGAAAAGGTCTTTAAGTTCTGGGATAAATACTGGCAAGTTAACTAATCATTTGACTCCGTTCACTCTTTTTAAATGTCTAGCTTATCTCTTACATACCACCCATCTGTTTTCCCACCCTATCAACACCATTTCAGTCTAGTCTCTATATAAATAACTTTTAGGCTTTGAAATAGGTTTATTTCCAATAGAAATACGTTATGTCGATCAGACACATTTTAGGCCGTATGCT
Above is a genomic segment from Litoribrevibacter albus containing:
- a CDS encoding lytic transglycosylase domain-containing protein, which translates into the protein MIALSTLLPSITSASQQPDPELKQRLLSAVNSNHGFKDRFDADVWLTDMSSRLKRFIKDDQTRMELLINIHKEASIAELNPQLVMAVIHVESAFDRFALSRVGAQGYMQVMPFWKKELGRTNDNLMNEATNLRYGCTILKYYIDKEKGNLQRGLARYNGSLGRTKYPEKVFKFWDKYWQVN